One Aegilops tauschii subsp. strangulata cultivar AL8/78 chromosome 7, Aet v6.0, whole genome shotgun sequence genomic window carries:
- the LOC109732898 gene encoding amino acid transporter AVT1I yields MDTSTPPKSGTSFLKTCFNGVNALSGVGILSIPYALSQGGWLSVLMFTTIAVICFYTGILLQRCIDSSSLVKTYPDIGELAFGRKGRIIVAIFMYLELYLVAIDFMILEGDNLEKLFPSVDFHVAGVKIGGKQGFVLIFSLLVLPTTWFRSLSALAYVSVGGIVASVVLIAAVIWVGAFDGVGFHERGVLVHWAGIPTAMSLYSFCFSGHAVFPMIYTGMSNRKMFPTVLLLCFIICTLSYGLMGVVGYLMYGESLKSQVTLNLPSRNLSSSIAIYTTLINPFTKFALLVTPIAEAIEDTLHVGKNKAVSVSIRTSLVVSTTIVALVVPYFAYAVALTGSFLSGTATMLLPCACYLKIRSRTCRKVGFEQVVCVGIIVVGVGLVVVGTSSSLKQIIQSL; encoded by the exons ATGGACACCAGTACTCCTCCAAAGTCTGGGACGAGCTTCCTCAAAACTTGCTTCAATGGAGTTAACGCCCTCTCAG GGGTTGGAATATTATCGATTCCTTATGCATTGTCTCAAGGAGGATGGTTGAGCGTACTTATGTTCACAACTATAGCAGTTATCTGCTTCTACACTGGGATTCTCCTACAGAGATGCATAGATTCAAGCTCACTTGTTAAGACCTATCCTGATATAGGTGAACTGGCTTTTGGCCGGAAAGGAAGAATCATAGTGGCGATATTCATGTACCTGGAGCTGTACCTTGTGGCAATCGATTTCATGATATTAGAAGGTGATAACTTGGAGAAATTATTTCCAAGCGTCGACTTCCATGTTGCTGGAGTCAAGATTGGAGGCAAGCAAGGGTTTGTTCTGATTTTCAGCCTGTTGGTTTTGCCGACGACATGGTTTCGGAGCTTAAGTGCGCTTGCGTACGTCTCTGTTGGAGGAATCGTGGCTTCTGTCGTTCTCATCGCGGCTGTTATCTGGGTAGGAGCATTTGATGGTGTTGGTTTCCACGAGAGAGGTGTGCTTGTCCACTGGGCTGGTATTCCAACTGCCATGAGCTTATACTCATTCTGTTTCAGCGGCCATGCTGTTTTCCCCATGATATACACTGGAATGAGCAACAGAAAAATGTTCCCAACA GTGCTACTCCTCTGCTTCATCATCTGCACTCTCAGCTACGGACTGATGGGCGTCGTCGGGTACCTGATGTACGGGGAGTCACTGAAGTCCCAGGTGACGCTGAACCTCCCATCGAGGAACCTGAGCTCCAGCATCGCCATCTACACCACGCTGATCAACCCGTTCACCAAGTTCGCACTGCTGGTCACCCCGATAGCGGAGGCGATCGAGGACACCCTCCACGTCGGCAAGAACAAGGCCGTCAGCGTCTCCATCAGGACGTCGCTGGTCGTCAGCACGACCATCGTGGCGCTCGTCGTGCCCTACTTCGCCTACGCCGTCGCGCTCACCGGCTCGTTCCTGAGCGGCACCGCCACGATGCTGCTGCCATGCGCCTGCTACCTGAAGATCAGGTCCAGGACCTGCAGGAAGGTGGGGTTCGAGCAGGTGGTCTGCGTGGGCATCATCGTGGTCGGGGTAGGGCTTGTGGTCGTGGGCACCTCCAGCTCACTGAAGCAGATCATCCAGAGCTTATGA